The Yamadazyma tenuis chromosome 2, complete sequence sequence CCAGTCATCAATTGATTTAACAACTGGGAGCTGGAAGAATTGTTAACTAACCCAGGAGGAGCACCAGCCAGACCAACTCCAATGGGTTGAGGAATTGGACCGTTTTGTGATTGACCCTGCAGTCCTTGTGGAGGTGCCAGTTGGGGAATCTTTTGAGAAGTGATCTGTTGTTGGGGAACCTGTTGAGAATGAGGAGCCTGTTggttttgaagttgttgcaACAATAGCAattgctgttgttgctgttgggCACTAGCACCTGGGTCCACGTTCAACTtttgctgttgttgctgttgttgtaaCAAgatttgttgttgaattaTAGGGTGGTTTTGGTAAGCCAAATGGTAGTTCTTAATGGGTCTCAACAAATAGGTTTCTATGATTCTCTTGGAAGATGACTTTTCTTGACCATTATCCACCTTGCTCAAATCTTTTGGAAGATCCTTGTTAAAATGGAACAATGGCAAGAACGTGCCGGTGCTCTCAGTGAAATTTTCGAACTCTTCGTTGAACTTAACTACAAGCTTCTCTCCCTTGTGagtcaaattcttcaaattggtggtAATCTCGTCCAACACCTGCAAAGGAGCATAGGCTTCATCACTATCACTATCATCAGCTGcatccttcttctttttctttgaaggctTGGTTGGAGTTGTGGTTTGCTTTTGCTCTTTAAATATCTCTCCCAAAGTAGGGAATGCCGAAGGGTTTGCCAACGCAGCATTGTTATCAACAGCTGGAGATGAGGTGTTGGAGTTAGCTTTGGCCCAGTGAGCGGTTGCAGGTAACACGGCTGGCTCCTTTGCCTCTTCCTTaggctcttcttcttcgttcAGCTGGGAAGGTGCTACTCCCGTACTGGTGTCTTGAGATTCAAGAtttgatgagcttgaaacTCTATTCATAGTGCCCATTTTTATACCCTGTTGTGTAGACAAGTCTTTTCTAGTATAAGAATCGGCTTCTTCACCAGGCTCATGTAAAAACATGCAGTTGGGGTTTTGGCATGGGTGACCTCTCAAGTAACTGGAACAATACTTGGTAGTACCATGAGCAGCTCTCAAGATCTTTCCATCCAACAAAGATCCATCCATATCATTGATACACCTCAAGGCATCTTCCTTCTTCGCGAATGTTACATACACAACGAGACCGGGgttttgatggtggtgCACCGCTCCTGGAGCGTTTGGAGGTgcctttttgttgatgacaatCTTCAGGATCTTCCCGTATCTACCAAAGTATCTGTCGGACCTCAACACCGAATGCAAGTCTTCTGGATTACAGGGAGGATTTAAACCAGTGACATAGACCAAATTCTTTTGAACCACTCTGATTCCTGCCAAGTGTTTCTTGCTGGCCAACTCACtctccttcttttccttttctttttgCTTCTTATCACGTTCTCTTCTATCACGCTTCATCTGTTGCattttgaactcttcaGCTGAAACGGATTTGTACTCGACAGTCGAATCTTCGTAAAGTCTCCTACAACCAGGGCATCTTCCATTTAACTCAGGAATCTGCTTGATATTGTTGTAACAAAACTGGCAAATCTGGTATCCGCATGGACATggtttgaagttcttgtcgCTGATGTCCATCTCCTCCACACATAAGGGACagaactcttcttcttcatcgcTGATGAATGAATCGTCGATTGATGACATATTGTGTACTGgggtgattttgaattggGATTCACAGAAAAAATTCGCGACAATCTGGAAGTACCAAGAAGTATTGAGAACACAAGAACAATCCAATGTCATTCATCACAGAGCTATGGGAGTCAGTGTTCACGCCCGGCACCACGCCGGCTTTGATAAAGGCCACCCACGGGAGTTTTATaatgttgattttgtcgCTTTGCTCCCTCGTGTTCATGACCAGATCCATCCACTTTGTTAACCTCTTGGTGATATCCATCTTACTATACGCTTCAGTGGTCTGGTTCATTCACGAGTTAAACCAAGCCAAATTGAAGGATAACCTCGAATTGGAGAAGGAGGTCGAAGAGGATACAACCTCGTCTGAGAAAGAAGTGTCTAAGGTAGAAGACGCCAAGCTGAGTGAAAAACTGTCTACTTCCGCCACAGCCAAGCCTTCTGCTAGCCCTAAAAAGAGAAAGGTATAACAAAGTTCGTGCTCAATCTTTGCATTCATGTTTTTACCTATGTTAAATGTATACTTGTATATCTTGACCCATTTATTTTACATACTGAACATACTGAATAATTGCGACACTGAAAAATACCTTCCTCATGAGCTTTGCAGATGCGTTTCAAACGTATATCAACAACCCCGAAATATGCAAGAAAATTACTCTTTATAACGATGACACGGTAATAATCATCAAGGACATGTTCCCCAAGTCGTTACGGCACTATTTAGTGATTCCCAAGTCCCCGGCAGTCACTCACGCGCATCCGCTTAAAGTGTTTAATGATAACGTGAAGTTATACGATATCCTCGAAGATTACGTGCAATTGACCAAACAGTACATTACTGACGACTTAGTAAAGTTTGgactacttgaagatgatccaGAAACGATCAAACAATTTAAACAAACGTTTATCCAGTGTGGAGTACACTCGATCCCATCACTCAATAATCTCCATATCCACGTGATGACCAGGGACTTCAATTCCCCTCGTCTAAAGCACAAGAAGCACTTCAACTCGTTTAATACTCGattttttgtggattttgaGGACTTGAATCCAATTGGCGAAAATAACAATACTGAATATTCCGACTCCAACTCAGAAAACTTACCTGACACTGAATATTCCAGTGGAAGTGACGATTCTCGCACCGAAATCTCCAACTACAAGTTTGAAATGAACCCCAAGAAGCTCCATGACTTAGTAAAAAGTACACCGCTAAAGTGTTGTTACTGTGGGCAATCTTTTGGTAACAGTTTCAGCCAACTCAAAAAGCATTTGACGGTGGAGTTCgccaagaagtttgacaCTAGCAAAGATATTACTTGCAATGGAATGACATAATGCATAGAAATATTACAGGGGACTTCAAATCTTTGTTGGGGTAAAACCTGGGGAAGAGATGAGTTGAGATCAAGATGCCACAAAATGAACATATCCTTTCCAAAAAGCTACACTTGAGGAAATCATGGAGTATACACCCCACCGACCTGCAATTGCATCTTCCCGACTATTTGCACCCACTTACTGCCATTAGTTCGGACCGCGCACGACGGATCTAGCACTTCACACAGCCATCGTCCAAACacaaaaattttcagtcTTCTGCTCACTGTACATTACTTGAATACATACAAAACAGATATATCTGACCTTAAAAGGAATTCAGAACTCGTAGAATACTGGGAATTATCATCACGTGCATGCCAACCCAAGATGTATGTGGTAAACGAATCCCAAACATTGAATTAGACGTCTGCAGAATGGCCAGTGATTATTAGTTTGCTGGCtaattttgatgatttctaACACCTCTAGTCACTCGTAAAGATCTCACCGACTTCAGACTTAAATATTCTAGCCTTGGTTCAAAAAGTTACTAAGTTTGTGTCCGAAGTATTTCATATCCTGGTTGGGAACTGAGCATTTAGTATTGAAATCGCAGTACTTGCACTTGCTCAAGTCATCTACAACTCTGGGACTCGAGGTACCATTCCAGAAATTCGATGACGATACAACtgagttttccaagtcgtctttgttgaatttgtATTTGATGGTTTTGAAGTTAAACTTTGTTCTGACGTTGTGATACTCAATTGAGATCAAATCTGAGTTAAATGGTTTGAAAAGATTAAAGAATTGAGAGCTTCTGGCAGCAAAGTACCGTAAGGTCAAAGGACGTTCCCACTTGCGAAGGATATCGGTACTGAGGATCGACTTGTAGTTGAAGTCgtcaatttgttcaagacTTTTTAAGATTTCTGGCGTGAGAATGTCAGTGAAATCATACCCATCAAATTCTTTAAACTCAGAACTATATGGTACATGTCCAATGGAGGACCCTTTTGCGATAGATTTGAAGTCATTGAGAAATAATTCAGGGTACTTTCGTAAGAGACTGAACAAAATGATTGGATGGAGTGGTTTGTCCAAATCGTGGTGTCGTATCATAGCATTAGTACACAACAGCTCGTAAGTATATTTTGAATCCTGTGATAGCCTCTCGAAGAACTCTTTATAGTAGGAAACTTGTAAGTACGCCGACTTCAAAACCGAGTCCTGGTTAGGAATTTTATTGAACCTTCTGGTTTTCACATCAGTTATCTGTAATTTGTATATCTCATTATAGCTCAGAAGAATGTTTTCTAAGCCTAGGAAGAGGGCATCCAAGTCCACGATTCCATTATCAAATTTCAAGTCAAGAAAagctttgatttcttcaaacatCGAAAAATCTTGGGGATCTTTAACATTGACTAGCTTGAGATGATCGATTATGCCACTTATTAGCACTGAGTCGGGAGAGAGCCCCAACTTCTGGTGCGTGAGATCCAAGTAATCGTGAACAAGTAACTCCCTTGTTTCGgagttcaacatcaaacTATATAGCTTAAACATTATGCTCTCAGCCCAATCATAAGCTAACATATTTTCAGGCTCAAATGCTATTTCTGCAAGACCTGGGTCTTTGATACCACGAAAGCCAGGCTCGCATTGTTCAACAGGGAAGATTTCACTGAGCACCTTCTGGAACTCTCCAATACTGATGATCTCAAAAGATTCCATCTCAAGCTCTTCATGATACTTTGAACCAAGTGACTGTGCTTCCGACGAAGGCTCCATCACCGACCCCGAATATACTTCGTAGTAGTCTCGTAGCTCACACCAACTTTCTGTGAGAAGTTTCGTGACGCTTAGTCTGGGGTTGTTGACGTATGACTGGTTGCCATTGTAAGAGGAATGGAACTCAAACGGATTCTTATCAATAAAACTTGGCTTTTTAGTGGGTAAAAATTCATCAtagttcaatttgaacgTTTCAAACAACCGGAGAAGCTTGGGATTTGTTATGTTG is a genomic window containing:
- the HNT3 gene encoding aprataxin-like protein (COG:S; EggNog:ENOG503P02Q) — encoded protein: MSFADAFQTYINNPEICKKITLYNDDTVIIIKDMFPKSLRHYLVIPKSPAVTHAHPLKVFNDNVKLYDILEDYVQLTKQYITDDLVKFGLLEDDPETIKQFKQTFIQCGVHSIPSLNNLHIHVMTRDFNSPRLKHKKHFNSFNTRFFVDFEDLNPIGENNNTEYSDSNSENLPDTEYSSGSDDSRTEISNYKFEMNPKKLHDLVKSTPLKCCYCGQSFGNSFSQLKKHLTVEFAKKFDTSKDITCNGMT
- the PKR1 gene encoding SMK killer toxin resistance protein (EggNog:ENOG503P586; COG:S) is translated as MSFITELWESVFTPGTTPALIKATHGSFIMLILSLCSLVFMTRSIHFVNLLVISILLYASVVWFIHELNQAKLKDNLELEKEVEEDTTSSEKEVSKVEDAKSSEKSSTSATAKPSASPKKRKV
- the NOT4 gene encoding transcriptional repressor general negative regulator of transcription subunit 4 (COG:A; EggNog:ENOG503NUX1; BUSCO:EOG09260P5R), with the protein product MSSIDDSFISDEEEEFCPLCVEEMDISDKNFKPCPCGYQICQFCYNNIKQIPELNGRCPGCRRLYEDSTVEYKSVSAEEFKMQQMKRDRRERDKKQKEKEKKESELASKKHLAGIRVVQKNLVYVTGLNPPCNPEDLHSVLRSDRYFGRYGKISKIVINKKAPPNAPGAVHHHQNPGLVVYVTFAKKEDALRCINDMDGSLLDGKILRAAHGTTKYCSSYLRGHPCQNPNCMFLHEPGEEADSYTRKDLSTQQGIKMGTMNRVSSSSNLESQDTSTGVAPSQSNEEEEPKEEAKEPAVLPATAHWAKANSNTSSPAVDNNAALANPSAFPTLGEIFKEQKQTTTPTKPSKKKKKDAADDSDSDEAYAPLQVLDEITTNLKNLTHKGEKLVVKFNEEFENFTESTGTFLPLFHFNKDLPKDLSKVDNGQEKSSSKRIIETYLLRPIKNYHLAYQNHPIIQQQILLQQQQQQQKLNVDPGASAQQQQQQLLLLQQLQNQQAPHSQQVPQQQITSQKIPQSAPPQGSQGQSQNGPIPQPIGVGSAGAPPGLVNNSSSSQLLNQLMTGKR
- the EXO5 gene encoding Mitochondrial 5'-3' exonuclease and sliding exonuclease (EggNog:ENOG503Q6Y6; COG:L); its protein translation is MSRATNDLISKFIILPKAVNITNPKLLRLFETFKLNYDEFLPTKKPSFIDKNPFEFHSSYNGNQSYVNNPRLSVTKLLTESWCELRDYYEVYSGSVMEPSSEAQSLGSKYHEELEMESFEIISIGEFQKVLSEIFPVEQCEPGFRGIKDPGLAEIAFEPENMLAYDWAESIMFKLYSLMLNSETRELLVHDYLDLTHQKLGLSPDSVLISGIIDHLKLVNVKDPQDFSMFEEIKAFLDLKFDNGIVDLDALFLGLENILSSYNEIYKLQITDVKTRRFNKIPNQDSVLKSAYLQVSYYKEFFERLSQDSKYTYESLCTNAMIRHHDLDKPLHPIILFSLLRKYPELFLNDFKSIAKGSSIGHVPYSSEFKEFDGYDFTDILTPEILKSLEQIDDFNYKSILSTDILRKWERPLTLRYFAARSSQFFNLFKPFNSDLISIEYHNVRTKFNFKTIKYKFNKDDLENSVVSSSNFWNGTSSPRVVDDLSKCKYCDFNTKCSVPNQDMKYFGHKLSNFLNQG